One window from the genome of Flavobacterium agricola encodes:
- the atpD gene encoding F0F1 ATP synthase subunit beta, whose amino-acid sequence MSKITGKVAQIIGPVVDVIFNNQEAELPKIYDSLEIVKADGSKLVLEVQSHVGENTVRTISMDSTDGLSRGQEVVSLGTPIQMPIGKDIYGRLFNVIGDAIDGLGNLPKEGENGLPIHREAPKFEDLSTSSEVLYTGIKVIDLIEPYAKGGKIGLFGGAGVGKTVLIQELINNIAKGHGGLSVFAGVGERTREGNDLLREMLESGIIKYGDDFMHSMEEGGWDLSKVDKPGMRDSKATFVFGQMNEPPGARARVALSGLTIAEYFRDGAGEGQGKDVLFFVDNIFRFTQAGSEVSALLGRMPSAVGYQPTLATEMGAMQERITSTKNGSITSVQAVYVPADDLTDPAPATTFAHLDATTVLSRKIAELGIYPAVDPLDSTSRILTPEILGDEHYNCAQRVKEILQRYKELQDIIAILGMEELSDEDKLAVSRARRVQRFLSQPFHVAEQFTGIPGVLVDIKDTIKGFNMIMDGELDHLPEAAFNLQGTIEDVVKAGQKMLAEA is encoded by the coding sequence ATGTCGAAAATTACAGGTAAAGTTGCTCAAATTATCGGTCCAGTTGTTGACGTGATTTTCAACAATCAAGAAGCCGAACTTCCAAAAATTTATGATTCATTAGAAATCGTAAAAGCAGATGGTTCCAAATTAGTTTTAGAGGTTCAATCTCACGTAGGAGAAAATACCGTACGTACAATTTCAATGGACTCAACAGACGGATTGTCTAGAGGTCAAGAAGTTGTTTCTTTAGGTACTCCAATTCAAATGCCAATTGGTAAAGATATTTATGGTCGTTTATTCAATGTAATTGGAGACGCTATTGATGGTTTAGGTAATTTACCGAAAGAAGGTGAAAACGGATTGCCTATTCACAGAGAAGCACCAAAATTTGAAGACTTATCAACTTCATCAGAAGTTTTATATACAGGTATCAAAGTAATCGATTTAATTGAACCATACGCAAAAGGTGGTAAAATTGGATTGTTTGGTGGTGCAGGTGTTGGTAAAACCGTATTAATTCAGGAATTAATTAATAACATTGCAAAAGGACACGGAGGTTTATCTGTTTTTGCTGGTGTTGGTGAACGTACTCGTGAAGGGAACGATTTATTACGCGAAATGTTAGAATCTGGAATTATTAAATACGGAGATGATTTCATGCATTCTATGGAAGAAGGCGGATGGGACTTATCAAAAGTTGACAAACCAGGAATGAGAGATTCTAAAGCAACTTTCGTATTCGGACAGATGAACGAACCACCAGGAGCTCGTGCACGTGTTGCTTTATCAGGTTTAACTATTGCTGAATATTTCCGTGATGGTGCTGGTGAAGGACAAGGTAAAGACGTGTTATTCTTCGTTGATAATATTTTCCGCTTTACACAAGCTGGTTCTGAGGTTTCTGCTTTATTAGGGCGTATGCCATCTGCGGTAGGATACCAACCAACTTTAGCTACAGAAATGGGTGCAATGCAAGAGCGTATTACATCTACTAAAAACGGTTCTATTACATCTGTACAAGCGGTTTATGTACCTGCGGACGACTTAACTGACCCGGCTCCAGCTACAACTTTCGCGCACTTAGATGCTACAACAGTATTATCTCGTAAAATTGCTGAGTTAGGTATTTATCCAGCGGTAGATCCATTAGATTCTACTTCTCGTATCTTAACTCCAGAAATTTTAGGTGATGAGCACTATAACTGTGCACAACGCGTTAAAGAAATTTTACAACGTTACAAAGAATTACAAGATATTATTGCAATTTTAGGTATGGAAGAATTATCTGATGAAGATAAATTGGCTGTATCTCGTGCACGTCGTGTTCAACGTTTCTTATCACAACCTTTCCATGTAGCTGAACAATTTACTGGTATTCCTGGAGTATTAGTTGATATTAAAGATACAATTAAAGGGTTTAACATGATTATGGATGGTGAATTAGACCATTTGCCAGAAGCTGCTTTTAACTTACAAGGTACTATTGAAGACGTTGTAAAAGCAGGTCAAAAAATGTTAGCTGAAGCTTAA
- a CDS encoding F0F1 ATP synthase subunit epsilon encodes MIVEIVSPEATLFKGEVTSVAVPGVNGEFQMLNNHAPIVSLLTKGNVKLVGSNLAFEAGFADKFNKIDSSTFWLPINSGTLELNDNKIIILAD; translated from the coding sequence ATGATTGTAGAAATTGTTTCGCCAGAAGCTACTTTATTTAAAGGGGAAGTTACCTCTGTTGCTGTGCCTGGTGTAAATGGCGAGTTTCAGATGTTAAATAATCACGCACCAATCGTGTCGTTATTAACAAAAGGTAATGTAAAATTAGTAGGTTCTAACCTTGCTTTTGAGGCTGGTTTTGCTGATAAATTCAACAAAATTGATTCATCTACGTTTTGGTTACCTATTAACTCTGGTACATTAGAATTGAATGATAATAAAATTATCATTTTAGCAGACTAA
- a CDS encoding regulatory protein RecX, whose translation MKSLPVNEVLNKLEYYCSYQDRCYKEVEYKLFEYHLTPEEKQNILIALIENKYLNEERFAISFTRGKHFYKNWGRNKIKQELKFRDISARNIETALKEINEAYETRFLAYAEKKWESINEKDILKKKNKFISQLSYKGYESHLIFDFLNDIENKKA comes from the coding sequence TTGAAGAGCCTACCCGTAAACGAGGTATTAAATAAATTAGAATATTATTGTAGTTACCAAGACAGATGCTACAAAGAAGTAGAATATAAGCTTTTTGAATACCATTTAACGCCAGAAGAAAAGCAAAACATATTGATTGCTTTAATTGAAAACAAATATCTTAACGAAGAACGTTTTGCGATATCATTTACCCGTGGCAAGCATTTTTACAAAAACTGGGGAAGAAACAAAATAAAGCAAGAATTAAAATTTAGAGATATATCGGCCAGAAATATAGAAACTGCGTTAAAAGAAATTAACGAAGCTTACGAAACACGATTTTTGGCTTATGCTGAAAAAAAATGGGAAAGCATAAATGAAAAAGATATACTAAAAAAGAAAAATAAATTTATCTCACAGCTTAGTTACAAAGGTTATGAATCACATTTAATTTTTGATTTTTTAAACGATATAGAAAACAAAAAAGCCTAG
- the panD gene encoding aspartate 1-decarboxylase codes for MQIEILKSKIHRVKVTGADLNYIGSITIDEALLEAANIFEGEKVSIVNINNGERFETYAIPGPRNSGVITLNGPAARKVQKDDIIIIIAYALATMEEAKNFKPSVIFPNEENNSLT; via the coding sequence ATGCAAATCGAAATTTTAAAATCAAAAATCCATCGCGTAAAAGTTACGGGTGCAGATTTAAATTACATCGGAAGTATTACAATTGACGAAGCATTATTAGAAGCTGCAAATATTTTTGAAGGCGAAAAAGTTTCTATTGTAAATATTAATAACGGCGAACGTTTTGAAACATACGCAATTCCAGGACCAAGAAATTCGGGCGTAATTACATTAAACGGTCCTGCGGCACGTAAAGTTCAAAAAGACGATATAATAATTATTATTGCTTACGCGTTAGCAACCATGGAAGAAGCTAAAAACTTTAAACCATCTGTAATTTTTCCGAACGAAGAAAACAACTCCTTAACGTAA
- the panC gene encoding pantoate--beta-alanine ligase — translation MSVYHKKSNLISYLSTSIKEHKTIGLVPTMGALHQGHLSLLEQSLKENDVTVISIFVNPTQFNNADDLAKYPRTLERDVKKIAELDPNIIVFAPTADEVYGNNVTAENYSFNGLENQMEGAARPGHFDGVGTIITKLFDIVKPTKAYFGEKDFQQLLIIKALVKNYHLPTEIIGCPIYRESDGLAMSSRNERLSAQAKTKSTFLFQTLTEAQNLFKTATIAEVKAFVENKFKNNADFELEYFEIADQETLITAQTKEANKKYRGFLVAYIEGVRLIDNILLN, via the coding sequence ATGTCTGTTTACCATAAAAAAAGTAACTTAATTAGTTATTTATCGACTAGTATAAAAGAGCACAAAACCATAGGTTTAGTGCCAACCATGGGCGCTTTGCACCAAGGACATTTGTCGCTTTTAGAACAATCTTTAAAAGAAAATGATGTTACGGTGATAAGCATTTTTGTTAACCCAACGCAATTTAATAATGCAGACGATTTAGCAAAATACCCACGAACTTTGGAACGTGATGTAAAAAAAATAGCAGAATTAGATCCAAACATTATTGTTTTTGCACCGACAGCTGATGAAGTTTATGGAAACAATGTTACGGCAGAAAACTACAGTTTTAATGGGTTAGAAAACCAAATGGAAGGCGCAGCACGTCCGGGACATTTTGATGGCGTTGGAACTATTATTACTAAGTTATTTGACATTGTAAAACCAACCAAAGCATATTTTGGAGAAAAAGATTTTCAGCAACTGTTAATCATTAAAGCACTGGTTAAAAACTACCATTTACCAACAGAAATTATAGGCTGTCCTATTTACAGAGAATCTGATGGATTGGCAATGAGCTCACGCAACGAACGTTTATCTGCGCAAGCAAAAACAAAATCTACGTTTTTATTCCAAACATTAACAGAGGCGCAAAACTTGTTTAAAACAGCAACAATTGCAGAGGTTAAAGCTTTTGTTGAAAATAAATTTAAAAATAATGCTGATTTTGAGCTAGAATATTTCGAAATTGCAGACCAAGAAACTCTTATTACAGCACAAACAAAAGAAGCGAATAAAAAATACCGCGGTTTTCTAGTTGCTTACATAGAAGGAGTTAGATTAATTGACAACATATTATTAAATTAA
- the glmS gene encoding glutamine--fructose-6-phosphate transaminase (isomerizing) translates to MCGIVGYIGHREAYPVVIKGLQRLEYRGYDSAGIVLYDGEKMKLAKTKGKVSDLENKAEQEITLNGNIGIGHTRWATHGVPNDVNSHPHYSNSEELVIIHNGIIENYEPLKQELIKRGYTFKSDTDTEVLINLIEDVQKTNGFKLGKAVQVALNQVVGAYAICVFDVKKPNEIIAARLGSPLAIGIGENEYFVASDASPFIEYTNNAIYLEDEEMAIIRLDKELKIRKIKDDSLVDPYVQELQLNLEQIEKGGYDHFMLKEIHEQPSVIRDTFRGRLLTDQGIVRMAGLEDNIEKFTKASRIIIVACGTSWHAGLVGEYLIEEFARIPVEVEYASEFRYRNPIINKGDIVIAISQSGETADTLAAIKLAKSQGAFVFGVCNVVGSSISRETHAGAYTHAGPEIGVASTKAFTTQITVLSLMALRLAQAKGQMSNSDFVRHLVEMEQIPGKVAEALKANQHIIDIARCYKDATNCLYLGRGFNYPVAIEGALKLKEISYIHAEGYPAAEMKHGPIALIDEHMPVIVIAPKQSHYDKVVSNIQEIKARSGKIIAVVTKGDEQVRALADHVIEIPETNESLSPIVSIIPLQLLSYHIAVMRGCNVDQPRNLAKSVTVE, encoded by the coding sequence ATGTGTGGAATAGTTGGATATATTGGCCATCGTGAAGCATACCCAGTAGTTATTAAAGGGTTACAACGTTTAGAATATCGCGGTTATGACAGTGCAGGTATTGTATTGTACGATGGTGAAAAAATGAAACTTGCTAAAACAAAAGGTAAAGTTTCGGATCTTGAGAATAAAGCAGAGCAAGAAATTACATTAAACGGAAATATTGGAATTGGACATACACGTTGGGCAACCCACGGAGTTCCTAATGACGTGAATTCGCATCCACATTATTCTAATTCTGAAGAATTGGTTATTATTCATAACGGAATTATTGAGAATTACGAGCCGTTAAAACAAGAATTAATTAAACGTGGTTACACGTTTAAATCTGATACCGATACTGAGGTTTTAATTAATTTAATCGAAGATGTTCAAAAAACAAACGGATTTAAATTAGGTAAAGCGGTTCAGGTTGCGTTAAATCAGGTGGTTGGTGCCTATGCAATTTGTGTTTTTGATGTTAAAAAACCAAACGAAATTATTGCAGCACGTTTAGGAAGCCCATTAGCAATTGGTATTGGTGAAAACGAATATTTTGTTGCTTCTGATGCATCTCCTTTTATTGAATATACAAATAATGCTATTTATTTAGAAGATGAAGAAATGGCTATTATTCGTTTAGATAAAGAATTAAAAATTCGTAAAATTAAAGACGATTCTTTAGTTGATCCTTATGTTCAAGAATTGCAATTAAACTTAGAACAAATTGAAAAAGGAGGTTACGATCATTTCATGCTAAAAGAAATTCACGAACAACCAAGCGTAATTCGTGATACGTTCCGCGGCAGATTATTAACTGATCAAGGCATTGTAAGAATGGCTGGGTTGGAAGATAATATTGAAAAATTCACCAAAGCAAGCCGCATCATTATTGTTGCTTGTGGTACATCTTGGCATGCTGGATTAGTAGGTGAATATTTAATTGAAGAATTTGCACGTATTCCGGTTGAGGTTGAATATGCTTCAGAATTTAGATACCGTAATCCAATTATAAATAAAGGAGATATTGTTATTGCAATTTCTCAATCGGGCGAAACGGCAGATACATTAGCAGCTATTAAATTAGCAAAATCGCAAGGTGCTTTTGTTTTCGGAGTTTGTAACGTAGTAGGTTCATCTATTTCTAGAGAAACTCATGCAGGTGCTTATACACATGCTGGTCCTGAAATTGGGGTAGCATCAACTAAAGCTTTTACAACACAAATTACTGTATTGTCTTTAATGGCATTGCGTTTGGCTCAAGCTAAAGGACAAATGTCTAATTCAGATTTTGTTCGCCATTTAGTAGAAATGGAACAAATTCCTGGTAAAGTTGCTGAAGCGTTAAAAGCAAATCAACATATTATTGATATTGCGCGTTGTTATAAAGATGCGACAAACTGCTTGTATTTAGGTCGTGGATTTAATTACCCTGTAGCGATAGAAGGTGCTTTGAAATTAAAAGAAATTTCATACATCCACGCAGAAGGATATCCAGCTGCAGAAATGAAGCACGGGCCGATTGCGTTAATTGACGAACACATGCCGGTTATTGTAATTGCTCCTAAACAAAGTCATTACGATAAAGTGGTAAGTAATATTCAAGAAATTAAGGCGCGTAGCGGAAAAATTATTGCTGTGGTGACTAAAGGAGATGAACAAGTTCGTGCGTTGGCAGATCATGTAATCGAGATTCCTGAAACTAACGAATCGTTATCACCAATTGTATCTATCATTCCGTTACAATTGTTGTCTTATCATATTGCTGTTATGCGTGGTTGTAACGTGGATCAGCCTAGAAATTTAGCTAAATCCGTAACTGTAGAATAG
- a CDS encoding glycogen/starch synthase: MEDKRVLYVSSEVVPYLPENEVSLMSFEVPKMINDQGGQIRIFTPRYGSINERRHQLHEVIRLSGMNLVINDMDMPLIIKVASIPKERIQVYFIDNDEYFKRKTTFAHEDGEMFADNDERAIFFAKGVVETVKKLNWVPDIIHVHGWMASFLPIYMKHFYKDDALFVDTKIVTSVYSKSFDGVINEKTLDKITFDEIPADAISKLAESNYDNIMKTAIDHSDGIIIASENLSEDLVKYVENSQKPFLPFVGKDEFAEVYTDFYKNKI, translated from the coding sequence ATGGAGGATAAGAGGGTATTATACGTATCATCAGAGGTGGTGCCTTATTTGCCAGAGAATGAAGTTTCATTAATGTCGTTTGAGGTTCCTAAAATGATTAACGATCAAGGTGGTCAGATTAGAATTTTTACACCACGCTATGGTAGCATAAACGAAAGAAGACATCAATTGCATGAGGTTATTAGATTATCTGGAATGAATTTGGTGATTAATGACATGGATATGCCTCTAATTATTAAGGTTGCATCAATTCCTAAAGAAAGAATTCAGGTTTATTTTATAGATAACGACGAGTATTTTAAGCGTAAAACAACTTTTGCTCATGAAGATGGCGAAATGTTTGCCGATAATGATGAAAGAGCAATATTTTTTGCAAAAGGTGTGGTAGAAACAGTTAAAAAATTAAACTGGGTTCCAGATATTATTCACGTTCACGGTTGGATGGCATCGTTTTTACCAATTTACATGAAGCATTTTTACAAAGATGATGCGCTTTTTGTTGATACAAAAATTGTAACTTCGGTGTATTCTAAATCTTTTGACGGGGTGATTAATGAAAAAACGTTAGATAAAATTACGTTTGATGAGATTCCGGCAGATGCAATTTCTAAATTGGCTGAATCTAATTATGACAACATCATGAAAACTGCCATAGATCATTCAGACGGAATAATTATAGCATCTGAAAATCTTTCTGAAGATTTAGTTAAATATGTTGAGAATTCTCAAAAACCTTTTTTACCTTTCGTGGGTAAAGATGAATTTGCAGAAGTTTATACAGATTTCTATAAGAACAAGATATAA
- a CDS encoding DUF4270 domain-containing protein, whose product MKKKSGLLARFMLAFASIWLVSCDKDFNSLGADLVNDDFMDVAVYSNTSGIESGYLKTGAVATNKLALNNLGAFTHPTLGNSEYHFVTQLALDQYSPDLGQEPTIDSVYMYVPYFSKLASTETSGRRIYTLDSIKGTGTFDLKVYENNYYLSSIDPNATDGVRRYYSNDKPNFDSNKGAVLNTSTNLVQNAQFKFDNSEIALFKRNENGELLNSEGNVISESAPYDQKVVLERFEPGMWLDLDKTYFQNKIFNTNSSNLSSFQSFSNYFRGLYFNVTQDPANQGALATLDFSKGYIQINYSYKNENGDVFKNTLKMTFTGETVSLIENQYTNLPQTSTDKLLVVGGGKGSGATSTDGYITYIDLFGKDAGNGIPEQIDILTNYNWLINEANVTIYVDQDFIGADPKYVPQRLFLYDLNNSSVLVDYSNDTSSNTSDPKKNKGVYSGLLVKSDDNGYYYKFRITEYVKGLIKSQTPMLDAKNKYRLGLSVTEAISLATFTPLLNELAPLTVKQIPTGSVISPLGTVLHGANTAQTDKKIKFEVYYTNPN is encoded by the coding sequence ATGAAAAAAAAATCAGGGCTATTGGCTCGTTTTATGTTGGCGTTTGCCTCAATTTGGTTGGTTTCGTGTGATAAAGATTTTAATTCACTCGGAGCTGATTTGGTAAACGACGATTTTATGGATGTAGCCGTTTATTCCAACACATCGGGTATTGAGTCGGGATATTTAAAAACGGGTGCTGTAGCAACCAATAAGTTAGCGTTAAATAATTTAGGTGCTTTTACGCATCCTACATTAGGTAATTCAGAATATCATTTTGTTACGCAACTTGCTTTAGACCAATATTCACCTGATTTAGGTCAAGAACCTACCATTGATTCGGTTTACATGTACGTGCCTTATTTTTCTAAATTAGCATCTACAGAAACCAGCGGCCGTCGCATTTATACGTTAGATTCAATTAAAGGTACCGGAACTTTTGATTTAAAAGTTTACGAAAATAACTATTACTTATCATCAATCGATCCAAATGCTACCGATGGGGTAAGAAGATATTATTCTAACGATAAACCAAATTTTGATTCAAACAAAGGTGCCGTACTTAATACCAGTACAAATCTGGTTCAAAACGCACAGTTTAAATTTGATAATTCAGAAATCGCATTGTTTAAACGCAATGAAAATGGTGAATTATTAAATAGTGAAGGAAATGTAATTTCTGAATCAGCTCCGTACGACCAAAAAGTAGTTTTAGAAAGATTTGAGCCAGGAATGTGGTTGGATTTAGATAAAACCTATTTTCAAAATAAAATATTCAATACCAACTCTTCTAACTTGTCAAGCTTTCAGAGTTTTTCAAATTATTTTAGAGGTTTGTATTTTAATGTAACACAAGATCCTGCAAATCAAGGTGCATTGGCAACTTTAGATTTTAGCAAAGGATATATTCAGATTAACTATTCTTACAAAAACGAAAATGGCGATGTGTTTAAAAACACATTAAAAATGACTTTTACGGGTGAAACGGTTAGTTTAATAGAAAATCAATACACAAACTTACCACAAACATCAACAGATAAATTGTTGGTTGTTGGTGGAGGTAAAGGTTCTGGTGCAACTTCTACAGACGGATATATTACATATATCGATTTGTTTGGTAAAGATGCAGGAAACGGAATTCCTGAACAAATAGATATTTTAACCAATTACAATTGGTTAATTAACGAAGCAAACGTAACTATTTATGTGGATCAAGATTTTATTGGAGCAGATCCAAAATACGTTCCGCAACGTTTGTTTTTATACGATTTAAATAATAGTTCTGTTTTAGTTGATTATTCTAACGATACATCTTCAAACACCAGCGATCCGAAAAAGAACAAAGGGGTTTATAGCGGTTTGTTAGTTAAATCTGATGATAACGGATATTACTATAAATTTAGAATTACAGAATACGTAAAAGGTTTAATCAAATCGCAAACGCCAATGTTAGATGCCAAAAACAAATATCGTTTAGGGCTTTCTGTAACCGAGGCAATTAGCTTGGCAACATTTACACCGTTGTTAAATGAATTAGCACCTTTAACTGTAAAACAAATCCCAACTGGGTCGGTAATCAGTCCGTTAGGAACTGTTTTGCATGGCGCAAATACAGCACAAACTGATAAAAAAATTAAGTTTGAAGTTTATTACACAAATCCTAATTAA